GGAGATATGGTATTGTCCAGTACAGAAGGTATTGTCATCTCAATAACTGGTCTTTGAGACGGTAATCCATTGACAGCATCTTGACAGGCAGAGTGAATCTCCTCCATACTTTAAGAGTAACAGAAAAGATAACAGAAAGCACAGCATGTGGAACCATGTAAATGATAATGCTGAGATAAGAGCATACCTCTCAGAACCAATATGAATGGTCCCCACATGCTGAGGACCTGCATCAGGATGACTTAACTTGCAACATTTgaactgaggcaatttatcaactgctaaatttatttttgtcgtTCCCTACAGACAAAGAAGGTAAGCAATCTCTCAATTAGCATGAAAGAAGTCTCTGTCCTCTCATTTGTGATAGTCAGATGACTAGAACTCATAGGCCATAGTCACACTTGCAGTACAATAGTCAAATCAATCTTTACAACTTTGTATGAATTTTAATTCTAAATCTCAAATCACAACTGATGAGCACACAATTTTGATCGCATGCTTCCTTGTTTTAAATTAACATTTTCATCAGGATGATATAAAtccaaaaatttaattttggtcACAAATAGTAATGAAAGGGATAGAAGTTAGAACCAATACCGACCATTCCTAAGAGATTGTGTATGGAACATTGGTCAACcgaacaaaattgaaaaatcagaTGAAGACAATAGATTGTCTCACACCTTCTCGGATTGTAATAAATCACATTTGTTATCCATTTAATCCAATCTTCTAATCATTAGTGTATCAAGTAACATTTTAGCATATGGCGTATGTTCTTACATTGCATGATagtaaatatttaatattgtCAAATAAAGGCACTAAAGTAAAGATTATAGATTGCATAAACATGAGAGGAAAGTAATAGAGGAAACTTACAGAGCTGTAATCAGAGTACTTAATTGCATTAATGAAATCATCAGGAAGAACATTATCCGGCACCAACTCCTGCGTCAGATAATAGAAACCTATaatcaagattaaaatccatTTAAATAGCTAGTCTAAAGGTTTCACATAAATGTGAATCCCATCTATTTCGTAAAATATAATTTGTCTCAGTaaatttaaagtaaatttaaattatataagcAAGGGAAGAACCTTGAATGTTTTATAAGGGGTTGCATTTGATAAAACCATTGAAGTGTGCACTTGTAAACCATCAGCCAGCAAAACCTAGAATAAGACATGTCCACAATGTCCATTCAGTTAGATTTAAGTTTCAAAACTGCCTCATTTAGGAAAGCAAGAAGAAACTAACCCCGTTGACCGTGCCAGAGTCATTAATCAACAATTGTTGCACCTAAACAACAAAACTGAAATATTAAAGGTAGCAATAGATCATTGCATAATGTACAAAGGCAAACAGACAAACAATGTAAAAAGAAGCgaatgaagaaaaaagtttGAGAACTGGAGCATCAACTAATCCTAGCTCTCTTCTGTACTAAAATACCTCTGCACATGTTACAATATGAGCTCCAGCTTCCTTAGCGGCATTACCGATAGCCAAGGATACTGAACCCATCCCACCTTCAACATACCTATAAGGAAAATTGGTTTTCAATACTAAGAGAAAGCATAAATTGGGATGAATCAAAATTGtgtaaaatgaaaattccaaGCTAAAGGTATTAAAATATGAACGTTGGCATGAAAAGAACAATCCAATGCATTTATCCAAGTCTAATGAAAAactaatattgaaaaatagtaGGGAGAGATATATCAAGCACGCAAAAGATAACTTACGACCAAATTCCACGCTCACCATCAGTTTCTCCCATCACATGATGTAGCAGGACATATCCACTCCCCGGTGTATGGACACTTCTCTACATAAGAAAATAGAGGCGTCAAAATGATTAACAATGTGGATGATATAGTAGAAAATGTATATTGTATAATCAATCTATTATGAACCCTGAAATGAAATGATTTCCCACAATATCATTGTCCTCTCAAGAAAAGTTATAAGGCACAGATGCATAGTACTTCTTAAGTAGAGTGTGTGTGCTATtgatgagaaagaaaatagaaaacacAATGTCCACTATGTATGCCATCTGGAGGTGtttaaatatttgaagaaatgCATCTCCACACCATTCATGAGAACTCTTACCGTGGTTCCTATTACAGCATCTGTTGCAAGGGTTGCCTTCAGAACATCTGACTGTAAAAGGCAGAGTCAACAACAGAGAAGCTAATAAACTAGTATGCATAAAACTGCACAAGATTTGAACTGATCACCATTGAAAACGATTATGcagaattttatatatatatatatatatatatatatataaaattcccattttaattaaaatctTGTTGTCAGTGATCCTAGATAGAGAGGACTTGATCACCTCAAACCAGTTGTTCAAAACCTTTGAAGCCGGAGATAATAAAAGGTCCATAAAATCCCTGCCAAAGCCAATAATTACGTAATCATAAACCTAAAATCTGTATCAGGAAACTAATTAGCCGTACCATAACCATAGCAAGCATGCTGTTTGTAGCTGACATTTTTAGGAAAATGAATTCTTACACCATATCTTTTTGGCCTAAGGTGGCAGCCTGTCTCAGACACCGAGCCCAAAACATTGAATTGTGCATCTTATTCTTGATGCGGTCACCAACACTACAAGATGACTCACATTGCAAAGATTCAGGAGGAGCCGAATCCAACAAGGGGTCCATAAATTCACAAAACTTCTCCAGCTGATTCTCATATCTGTAAAATTAACTATTCAAACCCAAACAGACATGGAATACTGAATACGAAATACGGATAGAATAAGGATAACCTTGGATAAGCATCGGCGTCTTGTTTGGAGAACTTGGAAATCTCAGAGTGGTTTAAGTCCTTGTTTGGCCCcaaaagaagatattttccatCCAAACAAGGCGTGAACGACGAGGGGCTCCTCTTCAGCAACTTCATTCCATGCCGCGCCAGCTCTAGTTCTCTGTTAGAAGCATAACATAAGGCATTGTTGTTTggttgaaaattaaattattcaaatttgcATTTTATCAAGCAAATGcataaataaatgaagaaatgtgtttgtgtgtgttacTTGATGATGGAGGGGCGGAGGAGGCTTTGGAGGTAGCTACACCGAGAGAATTTGAAGCCGGGAACGAGTTCTTCGGTCACGGCGGCGCCGCCGATCACGTGACGCCGTTCAAGGACGGCGACGGATAGGCCGCCACGTGCGAGGTACGCGGCAGCCGTGAGGCCGTTGTGGCCACCACCAATGACCAGAGCGTCCCATTTCTTGTCCTTCAACGAACTTGTAGCGCCCgcgctgctgctgctgctaaaGCTCCTTCGCCACATTTCTTCTCTGCTGGTTTTTGCTGCTTACCAGTTAGTGTTGGTGCTTTGCTTAGTAtgattaataatattaattattattataattaatagTACAATGATAAGGCGATTTTGGTGGGGCCCtgttaatttttgttttttttttggcaagtACCTGTAATTGACGAACTTAGAGAGTTGACACATGGGAGACGGCAAGGGTCAAAGGTGACACGTGGATTTGAGGTGCAATTCCCTGCGCAACGACATTGTTTGGCTCCTTTATTTGGAAGAAGAATATC
Above is a genomic segment from Prunus dulcis chromosome 7, ALMONDv2, whole genome shotgun sequence containing:
- the LOC117634553 gene encoding pyridine nucleotide-disulfide oxidoreductase domain-containing protein 2 isoform X3, which produces MWRRSFSSSSSAGATSSLKDKKWDALVIGGGHNGLTAAAYLARGGLSVAVLERRHVIGGAAVTEELVPGFKFSRCSYLQSLLRPSIIKELELARHGMKLLKRSPSSFTPCLDGKYLLLGPNKDLNHSEISKFSKQDADAYPRYENQLEKFCEFMDPLLDSAPPESLQCESSCSVGDRIKNKMHNSMFWARCLRQAATLGQKDMVDFMDLLLSPASKVLNNWFESDVLKATLATDAVIGTTRSVHTPGSGYVLLHHVMGETDGERGIWSYVEGGMGSVSLAIGNAAKEAGAHIVTCAEVQQLLINDSGTVNGVLLADGLQVHTSMVLSNATPYKTFKELVPDNVLPDDFINAIKYSDYSSGTTKINLAVDKLPQFKCCKLSHPDAGPQHVGTIHIGSESMEEIHSACQDAVNGLPSQRPVIEMTIPSVLDNTISPPGKHVINLFIQYTPYSPSDGHWGDPVYRESFAQKCFTLIDEYAPGFSSSIIGYDMLTPPDLEREIGLTGGNIFHGAMGLDSLFLMRPVKGWSNYRTPLYGLYLCGSGTHPGGGVMGAPGRNAARVALEDVNKPLK
- the LOC117634553 gene encoding pyridine nucleotide-disulfide oxidoreductase domain-containing protein 2 isoform X2, translated to MCQLSKFVNYREEMWRRSFSSSSSAGATSSLKDKKWDALVIGGGHNGLTAAAYLARGGLSVAVLERRHVIGGAAVTEELVPGFKFSRCSYLQSLLRPSIIKELELARHGMKLLKRSPSSFTPCLDGKYLLLGPNKDLNHSEISKFSKQDADAYPRYENQLEKFCEFMDPLLDSAPPESLQCESSCSVGDRIKNKMHNSMFWARCLRQAATLGQKDMVDFMDLLLSPASKVLNNWFESDVLKATLATDAVIGTTRSVHTPGSGYVLLHHVMGETDGERGIWSYVEGGMGSVSLAIGNAAKEAGAHIVTCAEVQQLLINDSGTVNGVLLADGLQVHTSMVLSNATPYKTFKELVPDNVLPDDFINAIKYSDYSSGTTKINLAVDKLPQFKCCKLSHPDAGPQHVGTIHIGSESMEEIHSACQDAVNGLPSQRPVIEMTIPSVLDNTISPPGKHVINLFIQYTPYSPSDGHWGDPVYRESFAQKCFTLIDEYAPGFSSSIIGYDMLTPPDLEREIGLTGGNIFHGAMGLDSLFLMRPVKGWSNYRTPLYGLYLCGSGTHPGGGVMGAPGRNAARVALEDVNKPLK
- the LOC117634553 gene encoding pyridine nucleotide-disulfide oxidoreductase domain-containing protein 2 isoform X1, coding for MCQLSKFVNYSREEMWRRSFSSSSSAGATSSLKDKKWDALVIGGGHNGLTAAAYLARGGLSVAVLERRHVIGGAAVTEELVPGFKFSRCSYLQSLLRPSIIKELELARHGMKLLKRSPSSFTPCLDGKYLLLGPNKDLNHSEISKFSKQDADAYPRYENQLEKFCEFMDPLLDSAPPESLQCESSCSVGDRIKNKMHNSMFWARCLRQAATLGQKDMVDFMDLLLSPASKVLNNWFESDVLKATLATDAVIGTTRSVHTPGSGYVLLHHVMGETDGERGIWSYVEGGMGSVSLAIGNAAKEAGAHIVTCAEVQQLLINDSGTVNGVLLADGLQVHTSMVLSNATPYKTFKELVPDNVLPDDFINAIKYSDYSSGTTKINLAVDKLPQFKCCKLSHPDAGPQHVGTIHIGSESMEEIHSACQDAVNGLPSQRPVIEMTIPSVLDNTISPPGKHVINLFIQYTPYSPSDGHWGDPVYRESFAQKCFTLIDEYAPGFSSSIIGYDMLTPPDLEREIGLTGGNIFHGAMGLDSLFLMRPVKGWSNYRTPLYGLYLCGSGTHPGGGVMGAPGRNAARVALEDVNKPLK